In Candidatus Methanosphaera massiliense, the following are encoded in one genomic region:
- a CDS encoding AAA family ATPase — MTKIGIVEVKGILTLYENFGHLPTNIVKADGTIENGKKAHEEVDGLIIPGGTLLESETMTPELAEEINLINDNDGFILGMCAGFQILAKHTDVGRNSPVPIIRDGLGLLDVTFGPLINTNRVNADIVDDTTIFTKGLKGEQVKGFHCHTYGNIESNDKNVLYSNIERSNYKYKPQRILSGVANKKGNILGTTVHDLLDNNQAVVNNILEYIDAVDEYENIKRRNKELSDKVFKEIAIETNNIAPPRKQHPDNPPMIMLMGTGSESGKTFLASGIVGALREKGIHTYVIKVGPDIRDLSPSLYVNKEKLHDYASIQISNIGWTPLEQVIEDVKGKGYDLVLVEGVMSAATGLLNKKTPFSTAEVAYAGNIPVIMVSSVNKGGIETAAIDIEAHIELLNKMNIETKGIILNQTYDPSIVEEVTEFLSNKTGLDKDNIWSISKAKVENKGRVPEDYLQLENFTEAAMNVVKKDLDVMKFVELAQQPEFRGYLSYEEICDLYKK; from the coding sequence ATGACAAAAATAGGTATAGTTGAAGTAAAAGGAATATTAACATTATATGAAAATTTTGGACATCTACCTACTAACATAGTAAAAGCAGATGGAACTATAGAAAATGGAAAAAAGGCACATGAAGAGGTAGATGGTCTTATAATTCCTGGAGGTACACTTTTAGAATCCGAGACAATGACACCTGAATTAGCAGAGGAAATCAATCTAATAAATGATAATGATGGATTTATTCTAGGAATGTGTGCAGGTTTCCAAATACTTGCAAAACATACAGATGTAGGAAGAAATTCACCAGTTCCAATAATAAGGGATGGATTAGGATTACTCGATGTTACATTTGGTCCATTAATCAATACTAACAGAGTAAATGCAGATATTGTAGATGATACAACAATTTTTACTAAAGGCCTAAAAGGAGAACAAGTAAAAGGTTTCCACTGTCATACATATGGAAATATTGAATCTAATGATAAAAACGTATTATATTCAAATATTGAAAGATCAAACTACAAATATAAACCACAGAGAATTCTCTCAGGAGTTGCTAATAAGAAAGGAAATATATTAGGAACAACAGTTCATGATTTACTAGATAACAATCAGGCAGTAGTTAATAATATACTAGAATATATTGATGCAGTAGATGAATATGAAAATATTAAAAGAAGAAATAAAGAATTATCAGATAAAGTATTCAAAGAAATAGCTATTGAAACAAATAATATAGCACCACCACGTAAACAACATCCTGATAATCCACCAATGATCATGTTAATGGGTACAGGTTCCGAATCTGGTAAAACATTCCTAGCAAGTGGTATAGTTGGAGCACTAAGAGAAAAAGGAATTCATACCTATGTTATAAAAGTCGGACCAGATATACGTGATTTATCCCCATCATTATATGTCAATAAGGAAAAATTACATGATTATGCATCAATTCAAATAAGTAATATTGGATGGACACCTCTTGAACAAGTAATAGAGGATGTTAAAGGAAAAGGTTATGATTTAGTACTGGTTGAAGGTGTTATGAGTGCAGCTACAGGATTATTAAATAAAAAAACACCATTTTCAACAGCAGAAGTAGCATATGCTGGTAACATACCTGTTATAATGGTATCTAGTGTAAATAAGGGTGGTATTGAAACAGCAGCTATTGATATTGAAGCACATATTGAACTACTTAATAAAATGAATATAGAAACTAAAGGTATTATTCTTAATCAGACTTACGACCCAAGTATAGTAGAAGAGGTAACAGAATTTCTCTCTAATAAAACTGGATTAGATAAAGATAACATATGGAGTATCAGTAAAGCTAAAGTTGAAAATAAGGGAAGAGTTCCTGAGGATTACCTTCAATTAGAAAACTTCACAGAGGCAGCTATGAACGTAGTTAAAAAAGATCTTGATGTTATGAAGTTTGTAGAATTAGCACAGCAACCTGAATTTAGAGGTTACTTATCCTATGAGGAAATCTGTGATTTATATAAAAAATAG
- the ribB gene encoding 3,4-dihydroxy-2-butanone-4-phosphate synthase, with the protein MIKEAIKAIKNGEIVLIYDSDDRESETDMIAAAEFMTTAKMTTIRKHAGGLVCMPVSSENCDKLGIPFMVDILKEAYDKYPVLEELYPNDISYDEKSAFSITVNHRETYTGIPDDDRAKTERELALLCKAGKQKEFGKYFRAPGHVTLLRAEKDAVLTREGHTELTVALLEMAGLEPVGVCCEMIGDNGKSMPVSETRKYAEENNHVFISGDEIIEAYKEFKKNN; encoded by the coding sequence ATGATAAAAGAAGCAATTAAAGCAATAAAAAATGGAGAAATAGTACTAATCTATGATAGCGACGATCGTGAAAGTGAAACAGACATGATTGCAGCAGCAGAATTTATGACCACAGCAAAAATGACAACAATTCGTAAACATGCTGGTGGACTAGTATGTATGCCTGTATCTAGTGAGAACTGTGATAAACTAGGAATACCATTCATGGTAGATATTCTAAAAGAAGCATATGACAAATACCCTGTTTTAGAAGAATTATACCCTAATGATATATCCTATGATGAAAAATCAGCTTTCAGTATAACAGTAAATCACAGAGAAACCTACACTGGAATACCTGACGATGACAGAGCAAAAACAGAACGCGAATTAGCATTACTATGTAAAGCAGGTAAACAAAAAGAATTTGGTAAATACTTCAGAGCACCAGGACATGTAACATTACTAAGAGCAGAAAAAGATGCTGTACTAACAAGAGAAGGACACACAGAACTAACAGTAGCTCTTCTAGAAATGGCTGGCCTTGAACCAGTTGGTGTATGCTGTGAAATGATTGGAGACAATGGAAAATCAATGCCCGTATCTGAGACAAGAAAATATGCTGAAGAAAATAACCATGTCTTCATAAGTGGAGATGAAATAATAGAAGCATACAAGGAATTTAAGAAGAATAATTAA
- a CDS encoding CTP-dependent riboflavin kinase, whose product MKEIEGIVTSGLQEAGEFIEKEVYHKQYMDKLGFIPYKGTLNIKLKNDITLDINGKLSEKLKKIDGDETLGDVYFLYAVLTDKNKTITKEGAILFPVKTVYTTNTLEFISNEKLRETMNLKDGTTVILEINE is encoded by the coding sequence ATGAAAGAAATAGAAGGTATAGTAACCTCAGGATTACAGGAAGCTGGTGAATTCATAGAAAAAGAAGTATATCATAAACAATACATGGATAAACTAGGATTCATACCCTATAAAGGTACTTTAAATATTAAACTAAAAAATGATATTACTTTAGATATTAACGGTAAATTATCAGAAAAATTAAAGAAAATAGATGGAGATGAAACATTAGGAGATGTCTACTTCCTCTATGCTGTATTAACTGACAAAAATAAAACAATTACCAAAGAAGGAGCAATACTATTTCCAGTGAAAACTGTGTATACTACAAACACACTAGAGTTCATATCCAATGAAAAATTAAGAGAAACAATGAATCTTAAAGATGGAACGACAGTTATCCTAGAAATAAATGAATAA
- the hisG gene encoding ATP phosphoribosyltransferase, protein MNIRIALPSKGRISGPAVELLEKAGIGLTDNSNRKLFSNTFDPEISVMFTRAADIPEYVADGAADMGITGYDLIRETNSDVEILEDLKFGSTRLVIAAPEDSDFKTVDDLSNVKTVATEFPWLTQDYFKSKGVTPKILSLSGATEVAPLIGVADVISDLTSTGTTLKMNHLREIDTILNSSVRLIANKDSVKEKYDKIEAIRTGIIGVLHADHKKLIMVNVAKSDLEAVREAMPGMGGPTVSEIFGSDDTVAVHSVISEDDVFETINKLRKIGARDLLVLPIERILEQ, encoded by the coding sequence ATGAATATTCGAATAGCATTGCCTTCTAAAGGTCGTATAAGTGGTCCTGCAGTAGAATTACTAGAAAAGGCAGGTATAGGATTAACCGATAATTCTAATAGAAAACTTTTTTCTAATACATTTGATCCTGAAATTAGTGTAATGTTCACTAGAGCTGCTGATATTCCAGAATATGTTGCTGATGGTGCAGCTGATATGGGTATCACTGGTTACGATTTAATTAGGGAGACTAATTCTGATGTTGAAATTTTAGAAGACTTGAAATTTGGTTCTACAAGATTAGTAATAGCAGCTCCAGAAGATTCTGATTTTAAAACAGTTGATGATTTAAGTAATGTTAAAACTGTTGCTACAGAATTCCCATGGTTAACCCAGGATTACTTTAAAAGTAAGGGTGTTACTCCAAAAATTCTATCACTATCTGGTGCTACAGAGGTTGCTCCTCTAATTGGTGTTGCTGATGTAATCAGTGATTTAACAAGTACAGGGACAACACTTAAGATGAATCACCTACGTGAAATAGATACAATTCTTAACAGTTCTGTTAGACTTATCGCTAACAAGGATAGTGTGAAAGAAAAATATGATAAAATTGAAGCTATTAGAACTGGAATAATAGGAGTGCTACATGCAGACCATAAGAAATTAATAATGGTTAATGTAGCAAAATCTGACCTAGAAGCTGTTAGAGAAGCAATGCCGGGTATGGGTGGACCTACAGTATCAGAAATATTTGGTTCTGATGATACCGTTGCTGTTCACTCTGTAATCTCAGAGGACGATGTTTTCGAAACAATAAATAAACTACGTAAAATTGGTGCTCGTGACTTACTAGTACTACCTATTGAAAGAATACTTGAACAGTAA
- a CDS encoding fumarylacetoacetate hydrolase family protein produces MKYIRYELEDENYVGILDDDIIHRLNYSSILSAVESEENLEYACVDDKITDVNILPPTNPSKIVCIGLNYKDHAEEFNMELPQEPLLFIKPSTSIIGCYDNIIYPDSSNKLDFEGELGIVILDKIDKNTLDIHIGYTIINDVTARDLQQKDGQWTRSKSFDTFCPCGPVVSTNINPSNLHIQSKVNEQIKQDSNTKNMIFSPIELVKYISNIMTLNPGDLIATGTPPGVDHLQKNDVVTITIEEIGSLINIVK; encoded by the coding sequence ATGAAGTATATTAGATATGAACTAGAAGATGAGAACTATGTAGGTATTTTAGATGATGATATTATTCATCGTCTAAATTATTCATCAATATTATCTGCAGTTGAATCTGAGGAAAATCTAGAGTATGCCTGTGTAGATGATAAGATAACTGATGTGAATATATTACCACCAACCAATCCCTCAAAAATAGTGTGTATTGGATTGAATTATAAAGATCATGCTGAAGAATTCAACATGGAACTACCACAGGAACCATTATTATTTATAAAACCTTCAACAAGTATCATAGGATGCTATGATAATATAATATATCCTGATAGTAGTAATAAACTAGATTTTGAAGGAGAACTAGGCATAGTAATATTAGATAAAATTGATAAAAACACGTTAGATATTCATATTGGTTATACAATAATAAATGATGTAACTGCAAGAGACTTACAGCAGAAGGATGGTCAATGGACTCGTTCAAAGAGTTTTGACACATTCTGTCCATGTGGTCCAGTAGTATCAACTAATATTAATCCATCAAATCTACACATACAATCAAAAGTAAATGAACAAATTAAACAAGATTCGAATACAAAGAACATGATTTTTTCTCCAATAGAATTAGTTAAGTACATATCTAATATCATGACATTGAATCCTGGAGATTTAATTGCTACAGGCACACCTCCCGGTGTAGATCATCTACAGAAAAATGATGTTGTAACAATCACAATAGAAGAAATTGGAAGTTTAATAAATATTGTAAAATAA
- the tfrA gene encoding fumarate reductase (CoM/CoB) subunit TfrA, translated as MEIKEYTCDILVIGSGGAGCKCAIIARQNDQDVIVVSKGLTFKSGCTMLAEGGYNAVFGYVDEEDSLQLHIQDTLKGGGFLNDLNLIHKLVTEAPARLVELEKYGSLFDRQEDGRLNQRAFGGQTYRRTCFKGDETGHEMMVGLRQEVIREGVKTHGEVMITKLLYDEAHERIVGAMGISLKDSSIVIYHSKATVIAAGGCGWLYPVTSNAVQKTGDGIVMAYEAGADVMDMEMVQFHPTGMLSPKSRRGVLITEAVRGEGGYLLNKNNERFMINYDPRQELATRDIVARAIYTEIQEGRGTDNGGVYLSVTHLPDEQVNTKLRTMVRQFKDIGVDITKEPMVVAPTAHHFMGGIRINTDCETNIKGLYAAGESTSGVHGANRLGGNALADTQVFGNAAGLKSSEQAKQTEFADPDEDEIKEEISRINSLYGDGTYRPMDLKKEIQDVMWKYVAIVRDEEGLKTAQTKLDEIDKKANDMKVSEIPEFNEDIIVALEIKSMIKLARLIIQSALLRKESRGAHFRSDYPETNDGEYLKSFILNKNGEVKTVKRGLFD; from the coding sequence ATGGAAATTAAAGAATATACATGTGATATACTTGTTATAGGCTCTGGTGGAGCTGGTTGTAAATGTGCAATAATAGCTAGACAAAATGATCAGGATGTAATAGTAGTATCTAAAGGATTAACCTTCAAATCTGGATGTACTATGTTAGCAGAAGGAGGATATAATGCCGTATTTGGTTATGTTGATGAAGAAGATTCACTACAATTACACATTCAGGATACACTAAAAGGTGGAGGATTCCTAAACGATTTAAACCTAATACATAAACTAGTAACAGAAGCTCCTGCAAGACTAGTAGAACTAGAAAAATATGGTTCACTTTTTGATAGACAAGAAGATGGCCGATTAAACCAACGAGCATTCGGAGGACAAACATACCGTAGAACCTGCTTCAAGGGTGATGAAACAGGTCATGAAATGATGGTTGGATTAAGACAGGAAGTTATACGAGAAGGAGTAAAAACTCACGGCGAAGTAATGATAACTAAATTACTATACGATGAAGCACATGAAAGAATCGTTGGAGCAATGGGAATCTCCCTAAAAGATAGTTCAATTGTAATATATCATTCAAAAGCTACTGTAATAGCTGCAGGTGGATGTGGATGGTTATATCCTGTAACCTCAAATGCCGTGCAAAAAACTGGTGATGGAATAGTAATGGCATATGAGGCAGGTGCTGATGTGATGGATATGGAAATGGTACAATTCCATCCAACAGGAATGTTATCACCAAAATCAAGAAGAGGTGTGCTAATAACAGAAGCAGTACGTGGTGAAGGAGGATATCTTTTAAACAAGAATAATGAACGTTTTATGATTAACTATGATCCACGTCAGGAACTTGCAACAAGGGATATTGTAGCAAGAGCAATATACACGGAAATACAGGAAGGCCGTGGAACTGACAATGGTGGAGTATACTTATCAGTTACACATTTACCTGATGAACAAGTAAATACTAAACTAAGAACCATGGTAAGACAATTCAAAGATATTGGAGTAGACATAACTAAAGAGCCAATGGTAGTAGCACCAACAGCTCATCATTTCATGGGCGGAATCAGAATTAACACTGACTGTGAAACAAACATCAAAGGATTATATGCAGCTGGTGAATCAACTTCTGGTGTCCATGGAGCAAATAGATTAGGGGGTAATGCACTAGCAGATACACAGGTATTTGGTAATGCTGCAGGACTTAAATCATCTGAACAAGCAAAACAGACAGAATTTGCAGACCCTGATGAAGATGAAATTAAAGAAGAAATTTCAAGAATAAACTCATTATATGGTGATGGAACATACAGGCCAATGGATCTTAAAAAGGAGATACAGGATGTTATGTGGAAGTATGTTGCTATTGTCAGAGATGAGGAGGGTCTAAAAACAGCACAGACAAAACTTGATGAGATTGACAAAAAAGCTAATGATATGAAAGTTTCAGAGATTCCTGAATTTAATGAGGATATTATTGTAGCACTTGAAATTAAAAGCATGATAAAACTTGCAAGGTTAATTATTCAATCAGCTCTTCTTAGAAAGGAGAGTAGAGGTGCTCATTTCCGTAGTGATTATCCTGAAACTAATGATGGGGAATATCTTAAAAGTTTCATATTAAATAAAAATGGTGAAGTTAAAACTGTTAAACGTGGATTATTTGATTAA
- the gatA gene encoding Asp-tRNA(Asn)/Glu-tRNA(Gln) amidotransferase subunit GatA has translation MKIIDKVNSIKNQELTATENLEQMYNVIEEKNDDINAFVETDLPRAQKVAEDIDKRIKNGEETGKLAGLVIGIKSNINVEDYIISAASPTLKDYIGSYNATVINKIQEEDGVIIGLTNMDEFAAGSSTETSMYGPTDNPSAPGHIPGGSSGGSAAAIASGMCDIALGSDTGGSIRNPASHCGVIGFKPTYGLVSRQGLLDLAMSLDQIGPLAKDVTGIALILDVITGYDPYDPTTMKKETPEFLPYASNTSLDDMTVGVVKEFMDVTDDKINNKINQSIDTLSNLGAEIKELTFEDITLGLPTYYLINYVEFFSATRKYDGRKYGERIEEVCGPEVSRRIQIGSYISQKEFSGKYYKKALQARSLIRNDFNDLLDNVDIIAGPTVPKLPHKIGDQLDPMDMYAYDVLTVLANITGIPAGSMKAGLVDDIPVGIQLQAKPEEDYKVIKTMSALENN, from the coding sequence ATGAAAATAATAGATAAAGTCAACTCAATAAAAAATCAAGAACTAACAGCAACAGAGAACCTAGAACAGATGTATAATGTTATCGAAGAAAAAAATGATGATATCAATGCATTTGTAGAAACAGACTTACCACGAGCACAGAAAGTTGCAGAAGATATTGATAAAAGAATAAAAAATGGTGAAGAAACAGGAAAATTAGCAGGACTAGTAATTGGTATTAAAAGTAATATAAACGTAGAAGATTATATAATTTCCGCAGCATCACCAACACTAAAAGATTATATTGGAAGTTACAATGCAACAGTAATTAATAAGATACAAGAAGAAGATGGAGTAATCATTGGATTAACAAACATGGACGAATTTGCAGCAGGAAGTTCTACAGAAACATCAATGTATGGACCTACAGATAACCCATCAGCACCAGGACATATACCGGGAGGTTCCAGTGGAGGATCAGCAGCAGCAATAGCATCTGGAATGTGTGATATAGCATTAGGTTCAGATACTGGTGGTTCAATAAGAAACCCTGCATCACACTGTGGAGTAATCGGATTTAAACCAACATATGGACTGGTATCTAGACAAGGATTACTTGACCTTGCAATGAGTCTCGACCAAATAGGACCACTAGCAAAAGACGTTACTGGAATTGCATTAATATTAGATGTTATAACAGGATATGACCCATACGACCCAACAACAATGAAAAAAGAAACCCCTGAATTCCTACCATATGCAAGTAACACATCCCTAGACGACATGACAGTGGGTGTTGTAAAAGAATTCATGGATGTTACCGATGATAAAATAAATAACAAAATAAACCAATCAATAGACACATTATCAAATCTAGGAGCAGAAATCAAAGAATTAACATTTGAAGACATAACACTTGGACTTCCAACATATTACTTAATAAACTATGTGGAATTCTTCTCAGCAACTAGAAAATATGACGGACGTAAATATGGAGAAAGAATTGAAGAAGTATGTGGACCAGAAGTATCCCGTAGAATTCAGATTGGTTCATACATAAGTCAAAAAGAATTCAGTGGTAAATACTATAAAAAAGCATTACAAGCAAGATCACTCATACGTAATGACTTCAATGACCTACTAGATAATGTGGATATAATTGCAGGCCCAACTGTACCAAAATTACCTCATAAAATTGGTGACCAATTAGACCCAATGGACATGTATGCATATGATGTACTAACTGTACTAGCAAACATTACAGGTATACCTGCAGGTAGTATGAAAGCAGGATTAGTAGATGATATACCAGTAGGAATACAACTACAAGCAAAACCAGAAGAAGATTATAAAGTTATAAAAACAATGAGTGCTCTTGAAAATAATTAA
- the mtaA gene encoding methylcobamide:CoM methyltransferase MtaA, whose amino-acid sequence MDLIENLKAALNGEEVEKVPAISATAAAVEEAFPAAGVTWPDAHKDAEQMAKLGVSLHEQVGLECARIPFDLTAEAEAFGCEVDLGDMENTPTLRSNAPIDDPDDLEVPDDFVNNGRLPVILKSIEILKNEYPDVPVVVGMAGPFTLTGHLLGVEDLVKMLKTDSFVVEDAVDVALEAQIELVDAFNESGVDVICVADPTSSPELLDPNDFSEFAQPALEDLSAEMEMESILHICGNSRPILEDMLDCGFNGISVEEAVNMEEAQELRADIDADTVMVGNISTSQTLFSKTPADVKAEVTQALERGTNVLAPSCGIAPKSPLANLKAFVEARDEFYQ is encoded by the coding sequence ATGGATCTTATAGAAAATTTAAAAGCAGCATTAAACGGTGAAGAAGTAGAAAAAGTACCAGCAATAAGTGCAACTGCAGCAGCAGTTGAAGAAGCATTCCCAGCAGCAGGTGTAACATGGCCAGATGCACACAAAGATGCAGAACAAATGGCAAAATTAGGTGTTTCATTACACGAGCAAGTTGGATTAGAATGTGCTAGAATACCTTTCGATTTAACAGCTGAAGCAGAAGCATTCGGTTGTGAAGTAGATTTAGGTGACATGGAAAACACTCCTACATTAAGATCAAACGCTCCAATAGATGACCCAGACGATTTAGAAGTACCTGATGATTTTGTAAACAATGGTAGATTACCTGTTATATTAAAATCAATTGAAATATTAAAAAATGAATACCCTGATGTACCTGTAGTAGTAGGTATGGCTGGTCCTTTCACATTAACCGGTCACTTATTAGGTGTAGAAGATTTAGTAAAAATGTTAAAAACAGACAGTTTCGTAGTAGAAGATGCAGTAGATGTTGCATTAGAAGCACAAATCGAATTAGTTGATGCTTTCAATGAAAGTGGAGTAGACGTAATTTGTGTAGCAGACCCAACATCTTCACCAGAATTATTAGACCCTAATGATTTCAGTGAATTTGCACAACCTGCATTAGAAGACTTATCTGCTGAAATGGAAATGGAAAGTATTCTCCACATTTGTGGTAACTCAAGACCTATTCTTGAAGACATGTTAGATTGTGGATTCAACGGAATATCTGTAGAAGAAGCAGTAAACATGGAAGAAGCTCAAGAATTAAGAGCAGATATTGATGCAGATACTGTAATGGTTGGTAACATATCAACAAGTCAAACATTATTCAGTAAAACCCCTGCAGATGTAAAAGCTGAAGTAACACAAGCATTAGAAAGAGGTACAAACGTATTAGCACCAAGTTGTGGTATTGCACCTAAATCACCTTTAGCTAACTTAAAAGCATTTGTAGAAGCAAGAGATGAATTTTATCAATAA
- the mtaB gene encoding methanol--corrinoid protein co-methyltransferase MtaB, with protein MSRKYFTKMENESADEMVFGQTKHPVKMGLDQVMGGGEVVPNIKVAPAEGSETSIDGLVATCKNIAFAACDRAAAIGLPAIQIEQEHVQQQSISKEASAKTTAVQWEQLEQLHDKYGTKVSLMSTVADMREEENGLRGSDLDVAMDESFEACAENGASMLCVETIGGKVVSDYGISRGDARAILYGIGVLGSIDMEYMWTKIVDIAKRNNITPGGDTDCAQANTAMFLAGGLTSKNVSHTIAAVARAIAGARSLVAVECGATGPTKDCGYENPIVKSIASVPICAEGKNATCAHSDLMGNLTAAVCDVWSNESVYNREEMGGPTPGVWLQSLGYECALMNTATQIGTAKELRDTYVLADKYRDPQGVILAYDNAYKIGEAITAEGENIYLRARAAAIKAMELINEAVDQKRILLTRFERDTLDSTMKTYEQLPDDTDKFVKTCIKRYGRKVKEHDPSQYEL; from the coding sequence ATGTCAAGAAAATATTTTACAAAAATGGAAAACGAATCAGCAGATGAAATGGTATTCGGACAAACTAAACACCCAGTTAAAATGGGATTAGACCAAGTTATGGGTGGAGGAGAAGTAGTTCCTAACATTAAAGTAGCACCAGCTGAAGGATCAGAAACAAGTATTGATGGATTAGTAGCAACATGTAAAAATATTGCATTTGCAGCTTGTGACCGTGCAGCAGCTATCGGATTACCAGCAATTCAGATAGAACAGGAACACGTACAACAACAATCCATTAGTAAAGAAGCATCAGCAAAAACAACAGCTGTACAATGGGAACAATTAGAACAACTACACGACAAATACGGTACAAAAGTATCATTAATGTCAACAGTTGCAGATATGAGAGAAGAAGAAAACGGATTAAGAGGATCTGACTTAGACGTAGCAATGGATGAATCATTCGAAGCATGTGCAGAAAACGGAGCATCCATGTTATGTGTAGAAACCATAGGTGGTAAAGTAGTATCAGACTACGGTATATCAAGAGGAGATGCAAGAGCTATACTATACGGTATAGGAGTACTTGGTTCCATAGATATGGAATACATGTGGACAAAAATAGTAGACATAGCAAAAAGAAACAACATCACCCCTGGTGGAGATACAGACTGTGCACAAGCAAACACTGCAATGTTCCTTGCAGGTGGATTAACCAGTAAAAACGTATCACACACAATTGCAGCAGTAGCAAGAGCAATTGCAGGAGCAAGAAGTTTAGTAGCAGTTGAATGTGGTGCAACAGGACCTACAAAAGACTGTGGATATGAAAACCCAATCGTAAAATCAATCGCATCTGTACCAATTTGTGCAGAAGGTAAAAACGCAACCTGTGCTCACTCAGACTTAATGGGTAACTTAACAGCAGCAGTATGTGATGTATGGAGTAACGAATCTGTATATAACAGAGAAGAAATGGGTGGACCAACTCCTGGTGTATGGTTACAATCCTTAGGTTACGAATGTGCATTAATGAACACCGCAACCCAAATAGGAACAGCAAAAGAACTAAGAGACACATACGTATTAGCAGATAAATACCGAGACCCTCAAGGTGTAATTCTTGCTTACGATAACGCATACAAAATCGGTGAAGCAATTACAGCAGAAGGAGAAAACATTTATCTCAGAGCACGTGCAGCAGCAATCAAAGCAATGGAATTAATTAATGAAGCAGTAGATCAAAAACGTATCTTATTAACAAGATTCGAAAGAGATACACTTGACTCTACAATGAAAACATACGAACAATTACCAGATGACACTGATAAATTCGTAAAAACATGTATCAAAAGATACGGAAGAAAAGTAAAAGAACACGACCCATCACAATACGAATTATAA
- the mtaC gene encoding methanol--corrinoid protein MtaC produces MASPLEKYYDKFDDYEKIAIRYNVKIEGPALKPEDDPEVVEILPKDGIKRTLALDVLYGDKDKCDADTEKALESGEEPIDLINNSLMKGMDSVSALYTKGEYFLPDLMLAGDAMMSGVDICEKKLGHKADTKATVCCCAVEGDPHDIGKNLIVMFLNANGYNAVDLGRDVPNADVVKAAEENKPVLITATALMTTTMTAFGKIVALMQEAGIDTPIGCGGGAVRRDFVEESPQTFYGVEAYHVPKIADAIVDDGKTWEDIRKEYDDIVGEYVAAYA; encoded by the coding sequence ATGGCAAGCCCTTTAGAAAAATATTATGATAAATTTGACGATTACGAAAAAATCGCAATCAGATACAACGTAAAAATAGAAGGTCCAGCTCTCAAACCTGAAGACGACCCAGAAGTAGTTGAAATATTACCAAAAGATGGAATAAAAAGAACATTAGCTTTAGATGTATTATACGGTGACAAAGATAAATGTGACGCAGACACAGAAAAAGCTCTAGAATCTGGTGAAGAACCAATAGATCTTATTAACAATTCTTTAATGAAAGGTATGGACAGTGTAAGTGCATTATATACTAAAGGTGAATACTTCTTACCTGATTTAATGCTTGCTGGTGACGCAATGATGTCTGGAGTAGACATTTGTGAGAAAAAACTAGGACACAAAGCAGATACCAAAGCAACAGTATGTTGTTGTGCAGTAGAAGGAGACCCTCACGACATTGGTAAAAACCTAATTGTTATGTTCTTAAACGCAAATGGTTACAACGCAGTAGACCTTGGTCGTGACGTACCTAATGCAGATGTTGTAAAAGCAGCAGAAGAAAACAAACCTGTACTAATAACAGCAACAGCTTTAATGACAACAACCATGACAGCATTTGGTAAAATTGTAGCATTAATGCAAGAAGCAGGAATTGACACACCTATCGGATGTGGTGGAGGAGCAGTACGTCGTGACTTCGTAGAAGAAAGTCCACAAACATTCTATGGTGTAGAAGCATACCACGTACCAAAAATTGCAGATGCAATTGTAGATGATGGTAAAACATGGGAAGACATCAGAAAAGAATATGATGACATCGTAGGAGAATACGTAGCAGCATACGCCTAA